The Candidatus Nanohalovita haloferacivicina region GTTCTCATAGGAGATATCTCTATGTCAAGGGTATCTATTATCCAGTCTCTGTCAAGTTGTTCTACTTCATCAACCTTTTTCCCTTTGATTTCTTCTGAGAGAATTGAGGTGGCGGAGGTGCAGATTGCGCAACCTTCTGTCTCGTGTTTCATTTCTTTGACTTCTCCGTCTTCGATTTCCAGGTAGATTTCTGTGTGATCTCCGCAGCTTGAGTTATCGCCTTCCGCACGGAAATCTGTCTCCAGAGTTCCCTCGTTTCTTGGTCTTTTGTAGTGGTCCAGTATTTCTTCTCTGTACATTTTCTTTTCTCACCTCTTGAATACTTCGCGGGCTTCTCTGACTC contains the following coding sequences:
- a CDS encoding iron-sulfur cluster assembly scaffold protein, with the translated sequence MYREEILDHYKRPRNEGTLETDFRAEGDNSSCGDHTEIYLEIEDGEVKEMKHETEGCAICTSATSILSEEIKGKKVDEVEQLDRDWIIDTLDIEISPMRTKCAMLGLKTAQKALKKSE